The Panicum hallii strain FIL2 chromosome 5, PHallii_v3.1, whole genome shotgun sequence genome contains the following window.
ccccagtttgtgcactctgttttggaggacaatTTAATGGGGACCTCAGGCAGTCTGAAGGCAGAGGGGCTGGGTGTTGCAATTTCCAAGCCAGTAATCATCATGACATCcatgagggttggagtcatcggcccatggccaaataagaagcagttcagggcatcagaccaaaaatagccgatggtcttcagaaggttctcattctTCTCAAGGGGGGACAAtgatagagacagagcatcggctattcctATGGTCTCCCATGTGGATTGGTAGGTtttcgctactctgttgtaccaggatacccagccctcgggaggattcggccaggcacgcaggctgtcggcccaggaatctaaatctatgtcttggcttacaaatgggatcctgttagcctcacaagaaatcaaatctactGGACTctcataagaacgaggcccaaggcaaaaggaattgggggaagaaggatgcggcaaaagaatGTTTGAAACCTGAAAGATcgataagagccaaataacAGGAAGGGATCATTCAATGCTTCAAGGGTtcgaataattacttcattaaattagcgaaaggtcggagttttaccttcagaccaaggatgCCCGCATCAGCATTCGAGGGTTCCGCCATCTGAAACTCTAATGGTGATCGAAGACTTggaaactggatctagggtttgctttGCGAGTTTCGAGTTCGCACTCTGAGGTTTTGGTTTGGGTTTTGCAATTAGATTTATGAGCAAGGGTTTGGGAGcgcaacttggattcggggaatctgTGGAGATCTGTTTTGGGAAGGTTCTAGACTTAAGAAGATGGTATTACGTCAGGGATCTACTCAGATCCGGATCGGCACTTTGAGGGAAatgaccgatgcgttgccatcggctcccggtAAATCGGCTTTTGACAGTTGCTAACTAAAATGAAAGGATTTGATTCATAAGGGAAAAtcattacaaaaggggagccgattgctcctaaagcCGATCTATCAGCTTGatcctacgatctaccaccagtaggtgcctAAGACTTTGCAGCACTTGATCGGAGGGGCCGCGCTGGCGTCGTCGCTGCTGTCGTTGCCGCCATCGTCTTCGCCGCTGTCGCCGCTGctatcttcggcttcttcatcgtcatcatcgtcgtcatccTCCGACGACCCGCCAAGCAGGAAGCCTCCTGCCGCCGAGTCGTCCTCGGTTGATGGGGTATCAACTTCTTCCTCCGAGGTGGAGAAGTCCTCCTCCCAGGACATGTTGTTGTCATCGTCTTCATCCAGCTCCCCGCcgaggaggagctggagatcttCACCGTCAGTCAGGGACTCATCAACCTCTGACCAAGCCTGgaaatcccactcctctgcatcccagtgCAGAGGAGCGCAGACCTCGTAGGCGGCaatggggtcgaactccggggTCATCTCCCGGGTCATCTCAGATTCAAAGGAGatgacagaggaagcagaggaagaggaatccATTGCGAGGGAAGGAAGGGCATATTGGcgcggttgctaatggctgaaggaagaaGATGAGTGAAAAAGAAATCTACCAGGGGCAGGCTTATAAAGGCaggagtggaatatgaatcggcaccgtgacagTTTCCAAAGAgttagatgcagagtagtcacatcccGTGGAAGTGGAAGCGGCGCGCGTATACGGATTTCGGAAGACCAAGAGGTGAGGCGAtggaaagagaaaaaaaatggtttcggaataattattgccaaaaccagggggcatgtgttatcaccataatttggctggaccagaaggtgggccgcgagcaaaatgggctcaaaggataattgtaatgggcttgcgaatcggcccctgcgcgggcggtttaaggccagattggccatgtatctagatatgtgtgtgcgtttaagttagtttagatagagatagctaggattcgtgtcgtagtcagttaggattggttaggagaagcaaatctccagactataaatatgtaccctagagtACGAATGAAGAAAAACAGAAACAAGAACCATTTGcgaacaactctcggcgcatcgccacccctggtTCAAGGTTTCCTTCGGGTAAGTGCTATGCAGTCCCGATCACGCTTcgtgtgatcggggcagcatcgtcccTACCTCTtcatctttgtgtttctcatactgaagcgttgttgatgacgagtaacattagttatcttaacgcttataggaatgcatcggcttttcataCTGTACTCATGTGTTGCTTGTCACCCGT
Protein-coding sequences here:
- the LOC112892611 gene encoding phosphopantothenoylcysteine decarboxylase subunit VHS3-like, translated to MDSSSSASSVISFESEMTREMTPEFDPIAAYEVCAPLHWDAEEWDFQAWSEVDESLTDGEDLQLLLGGELDEDDDNNMSWEEDFSTSEEEVDTPSTEDDSAAGGFLLGGSSEDDDDDDDEEAEDSSGDSGEDDGGNDSSDDASAAPPIKCCKVLGTYWW